In Silvanigrella aquatica, one genomic interval encodes:
- a CDS encoding tyrosine-type recombinase/integrase — translation MFKNKLLAKNLNDFLEWLKNNDHSPNTIKSYELDLNQFVTWIENIIPKACMADIGTLTLQQYRNHLERHGNQKTNKGLSASTINRMIQSLRKFLNWAYKKNLIERDPSQDLKLKTLQKNFSPKALDKAEIHKMLTLAGRGNSSQRNYALFQLLLQTGLRIGEVENLKLEDIYLYDRSGEIRVKDGKGRKERAVPLNSSVRKALKDYLQERKNKACEKKLIESNYVFVNSKETPLKKRALQKIISQIMKKAGIPAASAHTLRHTFATAHYNDHKKLVELSNLLGHSNLNTTARYTQASKEQLAEQLESSSLNEFGE, via the coding sequence ATGTTCAAAAATAAATTACTAGCAAAAAATTTAAATGATTTTTTAGAGTGGCTGAAAAACAACGATCATTCACCTAATACAATTAAAAGCTACGAATTGGACTTAAACCAATTTGTAACATGGATTGAAAATATTATTCCTAAAGCGTGCATGGCCGATATTGGTACTTTAACTTTGCAACAGTATAGAAACCACCTTGAAAGACATGGGAACCAGAAAACAAATAAAGGGCTTTCCGCTTCAACCATAAATAGGATGATCCAAAGTCTCAGAAAGTTTTTAAACTGGGCTTACAAGAAAAATTTAATAGAGCGTGACCCATCTCAAGACCTTAAACTTAAAACTCTCCAAAAAAATTTTAGCCCCAAGGCATTAGATAAAGCAGAAATCCACAAAATGCTTACACTTGCGGGGAGAGGGAATTCTAGCCAAAGGAATTACGCTTTATTCCAATTACTGCTCCAAACAGGATTAAGAATAGGAGAAGTTGAGAATTTAAAGTTGGAAGATATTTATTTATATGATCGTTCTGGTGAAATTCGAGTAAAGGACGGAAAAGGCAGAAAGGAACGAGCTGTTCCCTTAAATTCTAGCGTTCGCAAAGCGTTAAAAGATTATTTACAAGAGAGAAAAAACAAAGCATGTGAAAAAAAATTAATTGAAAGCAATTATGTCTTTGTTAATTCTAAAGAAACTCCACTAAAAAAAAGGGCTTTACAAAAAATTATTTCACAAATTATGAAAAAAGCGGGAATTCCTGCTGCTTCCGCACATACTCTTAGACATACATTTGCAACCGCTCACTATAACGACCATAAAAAACTAGTTGAGCTTTCAAATTTGCTTGGCCATAGCAATCTAAACACGACAGCACGTTATACACAGGCTTCTAAAGAACAGCTTGCGGAACAACTTGAAAGCAGTTCACTCAATGAGTTTGGTGAATAA